A region from the Brassica napus cultivar Da-Ae chromosome C8, Da-Ae, whole genome shotgun sequence genome encodes:
- the LOC111203309 gene encoding F-box/LRR-repeat protein At1g48400-like, whose translation MSCAPFWFWLIYDILCCLGACPVNVLEISEYGGSFQELKQMRHFSGKLKCLETVKVGFNSDNNNREFLWANLLALPRVSAKCNLHFI comes from the coding sequence ATGTCTTGCGCTCCATTTTGGTTCTGGTTGATCTATGACATATTATGTTGTTTAGGGGCATGTCCTGTGAACGTGTTAGAGATTTCAGAGTATGGAGGTTCTTTTCAAGAGCTGAAACAGATGAGACATTTCTCGGGCAAGTTGAAATGTCTTGAAACTGTGAAAGTTGGTTTTAACTCAGACAACAACAACCGTGAGTTCTTGTGGGCTAACCTGCTTGCTCTCCCCCGAGTTTCAGCAAAGTGCAACCTCCatttcatatga
- the LOC106363327 gene encoding F-box/LRR-repeat protein At1g48400-like: MLLKSIVFFLPALKSISLLSNWLDGPNYGRLLDGCPVLEDLLITETHRWALPCCASFVESASLRRLVITVKLSDTDDTTVFLKAPSLVFLDYSGYVTNVYDFVDLDMLVEARLNLMLWDSSVYDDYYDCDNNCYFDDGRPEGISADITGLVAGISNLTTLHLSPESLELFHLCCESIPVFNNLLTLSIESDKAHGWQAMPLLLESCPNLHTLVIKGLVHRVTNRCGDACPCSPEEHKNKKRRMVKDEEEICCLSTCHVKVLGISEYVGSFQELKQMRHFLGKLECLESVKVCVDADENNNNGEVWRANLLSLPRLSSKCNIMFI, encoded by the exons ATGCTCTTGAAGTCAATCGTGTTTTTTCTTCCAGCGCTCAAATCGATTTCTCTCTTATCAAATTGGCTTGATGGGCCCAACTATGGTCGGCTCCTCGATGGCTGCCCTGTCCTGGAAGACTTACTCATAACTGAAACTCATCGTTGGGCTCTGCCATGTTGCGCATCTTTCGTGGAAAGTGCATCCCTCAGGCGTCTTGTGATTACTGTTAAGCTTTCGGATACTGACGACACCACTGTTTTTTTAAAAGCACCAAGTCTTGTGTTCCTTGACTATTCTGGTTATGTCACCAACGTGTATGATTTTGTCGATTTGGATATGCTCGTCGAAGCCAGGTTGAATCTCATGTTATGGGATTCAAGCGTCTATGATGATTATTATGATTGTGACAATAATTGTTATTTTGATGATGGACGGCCGGAAGGTATATCTGCTGATATTACAGGTTTAGTTGCGGGTATAAGCAACCTTACGACCCTTCACTTGTCTCCTGAGTCTCTTGAG tTGTTTCATCTCTGCTGTGAGTCCATACCCGTGTTCAACAACCTCCTTACTTTATCCATCGAGAGTGACAAGGCCCATGGTTGGCAAGCGATGCCTCTTCTGCTCGAGAGTTGTCCAAATCTACACACTTTAGTCATCAAG GGTCTTGTGCACAGAGTAACAAATAGATGCGGAGATGCATGCCCTTGCAGCCCTGAGGAGCATAAGAATAAGAAGAGGAGAATGGTAAAGGATGAGGAAGAAATTTGTTGTTTATCGACATGTCATGTGAAGGTGCTAGGGATTTCAGAGTATGTAGGTTCTTTTCAAGAGCTTAAACAGATGAGACATTTCTTGGGCAAGTTGGAATGTCTTGAAAGCGTGAAAGTTTGTGTTGACGCAGACGAGAACAACAACAACGGTGAAGTCTGGCGAGCTAATCTGCTGTCCCTCCCAAGACTTTCATCCAAGTGCAACATCATGTTCATCTAA